From one SAR324 cluster bacterium genomic stretch:
- a CDS encoding nucleotidyltransferase domain-containing protein has translation MRLSDFQIQTIKQTIYAVDADTKIYLFGSRTNDDAKGGDIDLLVLSKKIGLKEQLNIKLRLYDQLGEQKIDLLVTEQAHTTFQKMVMNEGILL, from the coding sequence ATGAGATTGTCGGATTTTCAGATTCAGACCATCAAACAAACCATTTATGCCGTTGACGCAGACACAAAAATTTATCTGTTTGGTTCTCGGACCAACGATGATGCCAAGGGGGGCGATATCGATCTGCTGGTGCTTTCCAAAAAAATTGGATTGAAAGAGCAACTCAACATCAAATTACGCTTATACGACCAATTAGGTGAACAAAAAATTGACCTGCTTGTAACGGAACAGGCACACACCACCTTTCAAAAAATGGTGATGAATGAGGGGATTCTCCTATGA